The nucleotide sequence GGCGTAGGCGTACCGCAGACGCGCGGTCCACGGGTGAACGGCGCTGGAAGCGAGCTCGGGGCTCTGCAGCGTCACGATGGCCGCGTCGAGCTGGTCCATGTCCCGTCGGGCGCCGGCGGCCACGAGCCGCATCTCGACCTGACCGGCCTTGTCCAGCTTCTGCACCTCGGGCTCCCCGGCCATCGCCAGCGCGCGCTCGGGGCGGCCGAGACCGCGCTCGCAGTCGGCCATGACGGGCCACAGCTCGACGCCACCGCTCATCCGGCGGGCGGCACGGAACTCGGCCAGCGCCTCGGAGTACTTCTGCGTGGCGTACGCGGCGAAGCCGGCGGCCTCGCGCACGGCGGCGACACGGGAGGCGAGCCGCAGGGCGACCCGGGAGTACCCGTACGCCTTCTCCGGGTCCTCGTCGATCAGCTGCGCCACCATGACGAGGTTGCGCGAGACGTCCTCGGCGAGCCCCTTGGGCAGGCTCATGAGCTCCTGGCGGACATCCGGGTCGATCTCCTCACCGGTGACCTCCGGCGGGATCGGCAGCCGCTTGATGGGCGCGCGGTCGCTGCGCTCGCGGTCGTCGCGGCCACGGTAGCCACCGCGGTCGCCGCCACGGTCGTCCCGGCCGCGGTACCCACCACGGTCGCCGCCACGGTCGTCACGGCCACGGTATCCGCCGCCACGGTTGTCGCCACCACGGTCGTCACGGCGGAAGCCGCCGCCACCGCGGTTGTCGTCCCGGCGGAACGACGAGGGACGCTCGTCACGGCGGTCGTCGCGGCGGAAGCCACCACCGCGGTTGTCGCCACCACGGTCGTCACGGGGGAAGGAGGGCCGGTCGTCCCGACGGAACGACGACGGACGCTCGTCCCGACGGTCGTCACGACGGTCGTCACGGCGGAAGCCACCGCCACGGTTGTCATCACGACGGTCGTCGCGGAACGACGGCCGGTCGTCCCGACGGAACGAGGGACGCTCGTCACGCCGGTCGTCGCGGCGGAACCCGCCGCCACGGTTGTCGCCGCCACGGTTGTCGTCGCGGCGGTCGTCCCGACGGAACCCACCTCGGTCGCCACCACGGCTGTCGCCACCACGGTCGTCACGACGGAACCCACCCCGGTCGCCGCCACGGTCGTCACGCGGGAACGAAGGCCGGTCGTCACGGCGGAAGCCACCGCCACGGTTGTCGCCACCACGGTCGTCGCGACGGAAGCCGCCGCCACCGCGGTTGTCGTCCCGGCGGAACGACGAGGGACGCTCGTCACGCCGGTCGTCGCGGCGGAAGCCGCCACCGCGGTTGTCGCCACCACGGTCGTCGCGCGGGAAGGAAGGCCGGTCGTCACGGCGGAAGGACGACGGACGCTCGTCACGGCGGTCGTCGCGGCGGAAGCCACCGCCACGGTTGTCGCCACCACGGTCGTCACGGCGGAAGCCACCGCCACCGCGGTTGTCGCCACCACGGTCGTCGCGACGGAAGCCACCGCCACCACCGCGGTTGTCGTCACGGCGGAAGCCGCCACCGCGGTTGTCGCCGCCACGGTTGTCGTCGCGGCGGTCGTCCCGACGGAACCCACCGCGGTCGCCACTGCGGTCGCCACCACGGCTGTCACCGCCGCGGTCGTCGCGGCGGAAGCCGCCACCACCACGGTTGTCATCGCGACGGAAGCCACCGCCACGGTTGTCGCCACCACGGTTGTCGTCCCGGCGCGGCCCGCGGAAGCCGCCCCGGTCGCCACCGGCACCGTCCCTGCGACGCGGTTCGCGCTCCGGACGGTCGTCGGGAGAGTTGGTGGACATCGGTGTGACTCCTGTCTTCGGGTACTGCTGTCATTCTCGCGCAGCCGGCACTCCGCCGCGCATCGAAAAAGTCAAGTGAAAAACAAAAGGACCCCTGGTCCCAGCGTGAACGCTGGGACCAGGGGTCCTGAAGAATTGTTCGGCGGCGTCCTACTCTCCCACAGGGTCCCCCCTGCAGTACCATCGGCGCTGAAAGGCTTAGCTTCCGGGTTCGGAATGTAACCGGGCGTTTCCCTAACGCTATGACCACCGAAACCCTATCGGTTTCGAGCGAACAAGCACACTCTGTAGTTGTGTTCTAGCTCTAGAAACCAGCAACCGTTCGTTGCTTCAGAACTAACACAGTGGACGCGAGCAACTGAGGACAAGCCCTCGGCCTATTAGTACCGGTCAGCTCCACCCATTACTGGGCTTCCACATCCGGCCTATCAACCCAGTCGTCTACTGGGAGCCTTACCCTCTCAAGGAGGTGGGAATACTCATCTCGAAGCAGGCTTCCCGCTTAGATGCTTTCAGCGGTTATCCCTCCCGAACGTAGCCAACCAGCCATGCCCTTGGCAGGACAACTGGCACACCAGAGGTTCGTCCGTCCCGGTCCTCTCGTACTAGGGACAGCCCTTCTCAATATTCCTACGCGCACAGCGGATAGGGACCGAACTGTCTCACGACGTTCTAAACCCAGCTCGCGTACCGCTTTAATGGGCGAACAGCCCAACCCTTGGGACCGACTCCAGCCCCAGGATGCGACGAGCCGACATCGAGGTGCCAAACCATCCCGTCGATATGGACTCTTGGGGAAGATCAGCCTGTTATCCCCGGGGTACCTTTTATCCGTTGAGCGACGGCGCTTCCACAAGCCACCGCCGGATCACTAGTCCCGACTTTCGTCCCTGCTCGACCCGTCGGTCTCACAGTCAAGCTCCCTTGTGCACTTACACTCAACACCTGATTGCCAACCAGGCTGAGGGAACCTTTGGGCGCCTCCGTTACCCTTTGGGAGGCAACCGCCCCAGTTAAACTACCCATCAGACACTGTCCCTGATCCGGATCACGGACCGAGGTTAGACATCCAGCACGACCAGAGTGGT is from Streptomyces venezuelae ATCC 10712 and encodes:
- a CDS encoding tetratricopeptide repeat protein — encoded protein: MPIPPEVTGEEIDPDVRQELMSLPKGLAEDVSRNLVMVAQLIDEDPEKAYGYSRVALRLASRVAAVREAAGFAAYATQKYSEALAEFRAARRMSGGVELWPVMADCERGLGRPERALAMAGEPEVQKLDKAGQVEMRLVAAGARRDMDQLDAAIVTLQSPELASSAVHPWTARLRYAYADALLAAGREREAREWFAKALEADKDGATDASDRLAEMDGVEFVDAFVEDEADEDESGLVVEGDLDDDLDEDDEDDEDEDDVLGRGDGDKS